A portion of the Oxynema aestuarii AP17 genome contains these proteins:
- a CDS encoding ATP-binding protein codes for MLKLTGYQPTHPIYVGSRTLVYRSTRIDDGRAVIVKVLRKSHPTFNELVHFRNQYLITRHLDHPNIVRPLALERYNNGYALVMPDEGAIALGDYWQQGDRSLAEFFDVALQLTEALHYLNQQHIIHKDLKPNNILIHPETRQVKLIDFSISTLLKKEQQQLSNPNVLEGTLAYLSPEQTGRMNRGVDYRTDFYSLGVTFFELLTGELPFVSEDPMEVVHCHIAKSLNFPDDRPSKPIPKMLQAIVGKLMAKNAEDRYQSGLGLKYDLEKCQQEFNRTGQIFPFALAECDRSDRFLIPEKLYGREREVQTLLDAFDRVADGTTEITLVAGFSGIGKTAVINEIHKPIVKQRGYFIKGKFDQFNRNIPFSGFVQAFRDLMGQLLGESDSQLAIWKTKILDALGENAQVIIDVVPELEIIIGPQPSVLELSASAAQNRFNVLLGNFVRVFATREHPLVLFLDDLQWADSASLTLLDRLVNESESGYLLVLGAYRDNEVFPTHPLMMALDEIRQAGATLHTLTLLSLTEVDLARLVADTLLCSREIAAPLSALIYQNTQGNPFFATQFLKRLYEEGAIAFEPDLGYWQCDWVRSRELAVTDDVVAFMVERLQKLPPPTQEVLKLAACIGNSFDLTSLAVVCERPAEAVAVDLWTGLQEEFVLPKNEIYKFFQGEPQEGEGVDAVTPTYRFLHDRVQQAAYSLIPEEEKALTHLKIGQLLLGCIPENEREENIFAIVGQLNVARQLIEEENEREKLAQLNLTASRKAIASTAYAAALEYAQIGIELLPSRPWEEQYELTLALHELATEASYLSGDWERIDRFAREISKHTHTVLERLKLYEIELESLTARGQLAEAIASGLAILAQVGVELPENPDDRAVGAAFESVSRAIGDRSPAQLLDLPEARDPNIQAAARIWTALVPPTYLSRPRLYIVGALKQVELAIASGHLPESPFTYACYGMLLCGLVGDRELGFQFGQVALDLLARQPHALLKGKTLQLVYTFTRHWKRPLRESLPALKTAYVSCVEVGDLGFAGYPANTYAYYAYYAAEPLASLATEIAGYVQALEQFQQHNTLLYCQIVRQAVLNWMGESDCFTALIGSAYDEREQLAFHESTGDRSGLALIWIQKLILSYGFGEFEQGRAYSQKAREYLDALIGFIPEVLNVKRNLTKKVPNQVK; via the coding sequence ATGCTAAAGTTAACGGGTTATCAACCAACCCATCCCATTTACGTTGGCAGTCGTACCCTCGTGTACCGTTCGACGCGCATTGATGACGGTCGAGCAGTCATTGTTAAAGTGCTGAGGAAATCGCATCCGACCTTTAACGAATTAGTTCACTTTCGCAATCAATATCTGATTACGCGACATCTCGACCACCCGAATATCGTCCGTCCGTTAGCCTTAGAACGCTACAACAATGGCTATGCATTAGTTATGCCCGATGAAGGAGCGATCGCCCTCGGGGATTACTGGCAGCAGGGCGATCGTTCCTTAGCCGAATTCTTCGATGTTGCCCTCCAGTTAACCGAAGCGCTTCACTACCTCAACCAACAACATATTATCCATAAAGATCTCAAGCCCAATAACATTCTGATTCATCCCGAAACCCGGCAAGTCAAACTGATCGACTTCAGTATTTCGACCTTGCTAAAAAAAGAACAGCAGCAACTGAGCAATCCCAATGTTTTAGAAGGAACCCTCGCTTACCTTTCCCCCGAACAAACCGGGCGCATGAACCGGGGAGTAGACTACCGCACCGACTTCTATTCCCTCGGAGTAACCTTTTTTGAACTGCTGACTGGAGAATTACCGTTTGTCAGCGAGGATCCGATGGAAGTGGTCCATTGCCACATTGCAAAATCGCTCAACTTTCCCGACGATCGCCCCTCCAAGCCGATCCCAAAAATGCTGCAAGCGATCGTGGGCAAATTAATGGCAAAAAATGCCGAAGATCGCTATCAAAGTGGGTTGGGATTGAAATACGATCTGGAAAAATGCCAGCAAGAATTTAATCGCACGGGACAGATTTTTCCGTTCGCTCTCGCCGAATGCGATCGCAGCGATCGCTTCTTAATTCCCGAAAAACTTTACGGACGCGAACGGGAAGTGCAAACCCTGCTCGATGCCTTCGATCGCGTCGCCGACGGCACCACAGAAATCACCTTAGTCGCTGGATTTTCCGGCATTGGCAAAACCGCCGTCATCAATGAAATTCACAAACCGATCGTCAAACAACGGGGCTATTTCATCAAAGGGAAATTCGACCAATTCAACCGCAACATTCCCTTCAGTGGGTTCGTGCAAGCCTTCCGCGACTTAATGGGACAACTCCTGGGCGAATCCGACAGTCAATTAGCCATTTGGAAAACCAAAATTCTCGACGCCTTGGGAGAAAACGCCCAAGTGATTATCGATGTCGTTCCCGAACTCGAAATCATCATCGGCCCGCAGCCGTCGGTGTTGGAACTGTCCGCCAGTGCGGCGCAAAATCGCTTTAACGTACTGTTAGGAAACTTCGTGCGCGTTTTTGCCACCCGAGAGCATCCCCTGGTGTTGTTCCTCGATGACTTGCAGTGGGCCGATTCGGCATCCTTAACCCTACTCGATCGCTTAGTCAACGAATCCGAGAGCGGTTATTTGCTCGTTTTAGGGGCCTATCGCGATAACGAAGTCTTTCCCACCCATCCCTTGATGATGGCATTGGATGAAATTCGGCAAGCGGGGGCGACCCTTCATACGTTAACTTTGCTGTCGTTAACTGAAGTCGATTTGGCGCGTTTGGTTGCCGATACCTTGCTGTGTTCGCGCGAAATTGCCGCACCGTTGTCGGCGTTAATTTATCAAAACACCCAAGGCAATCCCTTTTTTGCCACCCAATTTCTCAAACGCTTGTACGAGGAAGGGGCGATCGCCTTCGAGCCCGATCTCGGTTACTGGCAGTGCGATTGGGTGCGATCGCGCGAGTTGGCGGTGACGGACGACGTGGTAGCGTTTATGGTGGAGCGCTTGCAAAAGCTGCCGCCGCCGACCCAAGAGGTGTTGAAACTGGCGGCGTGTATCGGGAATAGCTTCGATCTCACGAGCTTGGCGGTGGTGTGCGAACGCCCGGCGGAAGCGGTGGCAGTAGACTTGTGGACGGGGTTGCAAGAAGAATTCGTCTTGCCGAAAAACGAGATTTACAAATTTTTCCAGGGAGAGCCTCAAGAGGGGGAAGGGGTCGATGCGGTGACGCCGACCTATCGTTTTCTACACGATCGCGTGCAGCAAGCGGCATATTCGCTGATTCCCGAGGAGGAAAAAGCGCTCACCCATCTCAAAATCGGCCAGTTACTGCTCGGTTGCATTCCCGAAAACGAGCGGGAAGAAAACATTTTTGCGATTGTCGGTCAGCTTAACGTGGCGCGGCAATTGATTGAGGAGGAGAACGAACGGGAGAAGCTGGCGCAGTTGAATTTAACGGCGAGTCGCAAGGCGATCGCCTCTACGGCTTACGCGGCGGCTCTGGAGTACGCTCAAATCGGCATCGAACTGCTCCCAAGTCGCCCGTGGGAGGAGCAATATGAGTTGACCTTGGCGCTGCACGAACTCGCCACGGAAGCGAGCTATCTGAGTGGAGATTGGGAACGGATCGATCGCTTCGCCCGGGAAATCTCGAAGCATACTCACACGGTGTTAGAGCGGCTAAAATTATACGAGATCGAGTTAGAATCGCTCACGGCGCGGGGTCAATTGGCGGAGGCGATCGCCTCGGGATTGGCGATTTTGGCGCAAGTGGGGGTAGAATTGCCGGAAAATCCGGACGATCGCGCCGTCGGAGCCGCGTTCGAGTCCGTTTCCCGGGCGATCGGCGATCGCTCTCCGGCACAACTGCTCGACCTGCCAGAGGCCAGGGATCCCAACATTCAAGCGGCGGCGCGGATTTGGACGGCCCTCGTGCCACCGACTTACTTATCCCGACCTCGGCTTTACATCGTCGGTGCGTTAAAACAGGTGGAATTGGCGATCGCCTCCGGTCACTTGCCCGAATCTCCCTTTACCTATGCCTGTTATGGGATGTTACTGTGCGGTCTCGTCGGCGATCGGGAATTGGGTTTCCAGTTCGGTCAAGTAGCCCTCGACTTGCTGGCGCGTCAACCGCACGCCTTATTAAAAGGGAAAACTTTACAACTGGTTTATACTTTTACCCGCCACTGGAAAAGACCTCTACGGGAATCCCTCCCCGCCCTCAAAACGGCTTACGTGAGTTGTGTGGAAGTCGGCGATCTCGGATTTGCGGGCTACCCGGCGAATACCTACGCCTATTATGCCTACTATGCTGCCGAACCTTTGGCGTCTTTAGCGACGGAAATCGCCGGATACGTCCAAGCTTTAGAACAATTTCAACAACACAACACCCTGCTTTACTGCCAGATCGTGCGCCAAGCGGTTTTGAATTGGATGGGAGAAAGCGACTGTTTCACGGCGTTAATTGGCAGTGCTTACGATGAAAGAGAACAACTTGCTTTTCACGAAAGCACGGGAGATCGCTCGGGATTGGCGTTAATTTGGATCCAGAAATTAATCTTATCCTATGGCTTCGGCGAGTTCGAACAAGGGCGAGCATACAGTCAAAAAGCACGCGAGTATTTAGATGCGCTGATTGGGTTCATTCCAGAAGTGTTGAATGTTAAGAGAAATTTGACAAAAAAAGTCCCTAATCAAGTAAAATAG